The Streptomyces capitiformicae genome contains the following window.
ACGTGCACGGCCGCGCCCTCCAGCCACTTGTCGACCTTGGCCTGTGCCGACGGCTCGGTCGTCAGCCGCGTGCCGAGCGACAGCAGGGAGGCCCGCACCCGCAGCCGCAGCTCACTGCGCTCGTCCTCGGCGGCGGCCACGATCATCGACCGTACGGCGGTCCAGGCGGAGGCGATGAGGTCCTGGACCTCGCCCCGGCCCAGCACCTCGCCCTTCAGCCGCTCCACCCGCGCGCGCGTGTCGGTGTCCGACTGGAGGTCGAGGGCGAAGTCGGTGAGGAAGCGGTCGAGGGCGCCCCGCGCCGGGTGGGCGGGCGAGTCGCGCATCTCGGTGACGAAACGGAGCAGTTCCTTGTAGACCCGCTCGCCGATCCTCCGGTCGACGAAACGCGGGGTCCAGCCGGGGGCGCCGCCCTCGATCGCGTCCATGATCTGCTCCTCGTTGAGGATCAGCCAGTGCTGGGCGCGGGCGCAGATCAGGTCGACGGCCCGTCTGTGGCCACCGTCGGCGACAACCCCCTCCAGCAGCTTGCCGAGGCCGGGCGCGACCTCCTGGGCGCCCGCCCGCCGATTGATGGCCTCCCCGACCACGGCCTGGACGTCCGAGTCGCGCAGCACCGTCAGGGCGCCCCGCAGCGCGGTCGCCAGCTCCGCCGTCACCCGGTCGGCGTTCTGCGGCTCGGCGAGCCACGCGCCGAGCCTGCTGCCGATGCCGACGGCCCGCAGCCGCTGCCGTACGACGTCCTCGGAGAGGAAGTTCTCCCCCACGAACTCGCCCAGGGTGACGCCCAGTTGGTCCTTCTTGGTGGGGATGATCGCGGTGTGCGGGATGGGCAGGCCGAGGGGATGCCGGAACAGCGCGGTCACGGCGAACCAGTCCGCCAGCGCGCCGACCATGCCCGCCTCCGCGGCCGCCGCGACATAGTCCGCCCAGGCGCCGGCGCCCGCGTGCGAGGCCCACTTGGCCAGCACGTACACCACCGCCACGAAGAGAAGCATCCCGGTCGCGGTCAACTTCATCCGCCGGACACCGCGCTGCTTCTCCTCGTCGGCGGCGCTGAAGACGGTCATGGTGCGATGCGAGACACGCGGCGGCTCGGCGTTCGCTTCCGCTGTCGTACGGTCCGTTCCCGCTGTCGTACGGTCCATTCACTCCACCCGTTCCTGTCCCCCGTACACATTGTCCCTTTCTTCGCCTTCTTCATACCTGGGGTGACCCACTGCACTACCTACTCCTGGAACGGAACAGGAGTTCCCCACGTCTGTCCGGCCGGGGGAACCGATGGGGGTTCTCACAAGCGACCCCCATCCCATGACGCATCATG
Protein-coding sequences here:
- a CDS encoding DUF445 domain-containing protein — protein: MDRTTAGTDRTTAEANAEPPRVSHRTMTVFSAADEEKQRGVRRMKLTATGMLLFVAVVYVLAKWASHAGAGAWADYVAAAAEAGMVGALADWFAVTALFRHPLGLPIPHTAIIPTKKDQLGVTLGEFVGENFLSEDVVRQRLRAVGIGSRLGAWLAEPQNADRVTAELATALRGALTVLRDSDVQAVVGEAINRRAGAQEVAPGLGKLLEGVVADGGHRRAVDLICARAQHWLILNEEQIMDAIEGGAPGWTPRFVDRRIGERVYKELLRFVTEMRDSPAHPARGALDRFLTDFALDLQSDTDTRARVERLKGEVLGRGEVQDLIASAWTAVRSMIVAAAEDERSELRLRVRASLLSLGTRLTTEPSAQAKVDKWLEGAAVHVVTTYRGEITSLITETIAGWDAEHTTRKIEANIGRDLQFIRINGTVVGSLAGLLIYTVSRALGA